ATAAAGACTTCTGGGATAATTGGCCACCACCTTTTGCAATGCAGCCATGGCTTTTTCCATCGGCTCCGGGTCGCGGTCGATGGCGTGCATTTGCTTATAATAGCTCAGTCCAAGACGATATTGAGCAAAGGAGGCCATCCGGTTGAAAGGATGGAGTGTCAGAAAACGCTGGAACTCTGCCACGGCTTCATCGTATTCTTTTTTTACAAAATGTGCCTCTCCGCGTTTCAGAAGGGTCAAGGCATCAAAAATGTTATCAACATCTTCCGATGAGACATCGACAATATCCTCATCAATCCCCAACAAGGAGAGAAGCTCTGACTTTTCCTCTGTACCGGCACACCCGGCCATGAGAAAAAATACAAGGAGGACGGATGCCCAGGACCCGATCTTTTTTCGAAGGGAAGACTTTTCCATAGGATTTATGACCAATAGATAAACACTCCCCGAAGCGCCCATCGGAGAACTACGCCTTGATAATGCTGACCAAAAAGTAGCAGATATCAGAACAAAGCGCAAGAATCTATTTTTAACCTGAGATCGGAGATTGGATCTTGGGTTAAACTTGTCCATTGGAGTTTTTTCAGTCATTTCAAATCACTTCCGTCCCGGAAAGGTCAGTTCTGAAACGGCCGATTTATCCAGGGCACCTTTCCGATCTCCACCAG
This genomic interval from Candidatus Manganitrophaceae bacterium contains the following:
- the bamD gene encoding outer membrane protein assembly factor BamD; the encoded protein is MTEKTPMDKFNPRSNLRSQVKNRFLRFVLISATFWSALSRRSSPMGASGSVYLLVINPMEKSSLRKKIGSWASVLLVFFLMAGCAGTEEKSELLSLLGIDEDIVDVSSEDVDNIFDALTLLKRGEAHFVKKEYDEAVAEFQRFLTLHPFNRMASFAQYRLGLSYYKQMHAIDRDPEPMEKAMAALQKVVANYPRSLYVDDAGKKIVLLRLRRAEHHFNVGFFYYRTEVYPAAVARFQKVFGGGGAGPLIEKTLYYLGLSHYDAGNRQASAEAFQRLLSEYPESPYIRKSEKVRISLAAPLPLDS